In Rhodoligotrophos defluvii, a genomic segment contains:
- a CDS encoding DUF3072 domain-containing protein, translated as MSDENPKTTPSSNMEKDPNDWVSGDEPMTGAQASYLKTLSEQAHDPDAFAEDLTKAEASRRIDALKAKLKL; from the coding sequence ATGTCGGACGAGAACCCGAAGACGACCCCCTCCTCCAATATGGAGAAGGACCCGAATGACTGGGTCAGCGGCGACGAGCCGATGACCGGCGCGCAGGCATCCTACCTGAAGACGCTGTCGGAGCAGGCCCATGATCCCGATGCCTTCGCCGAAGACCTCACCAAGGCTGAGGCGTCGCGGCGCATCGACGCGCTCAAGGCCAAGCTGAAGCTGTAG
- a CDS encoding zinc-dependent alcohol dehydrogenase, whose translation MRALCWNGVNDLRVETVKDPEIVNPHDCILRVTMSTTCGSDLHFIDGYLPGMKEGDVIGHEFMGVVEDVGREVSKVKKGDRVVVPSFVTCGQCWYCKHDLHSLCDNTHPKPELQEPLLGCTTAGIYGYTHVFGGYAGSHAEYIRVPFADQNCFQVSEALTDEQALFLSDAAPTGYMGADLSNIRPGDTVAVWGCGGVGLMAQQSAFLMGAERVIAIDRFPERLQMARQHVGAETIDYTAVASVPEMLREMTGGRGPDACIDAVGMEAHGTGLQYAYDRAKQFMYMHSDRGQALREAIQACRKGGTLTVLGVYGIMDKFPLGMIMNKGLTVRASQQNGQAYMKRLFAHVEKGELDPSFLATHRFPLEEAPRGYAMFKHKQDGCVRAVFVP comes from the coding sequence ATGCGCGCGCTCTGCTGGAACGGCGTCAACGATCTTCGTGTCGAAACCGTCAAGGATCCCGAGATCGTCAATCCGCATGACTGCATTCTGCGGGTGACCATGTCGACCACCTGCGGCTCCGACCTGCACTTCATTGATGGCTATCTGCCGGGCATGAAGGAAGGTGACGTGATCGGCCACGAGTTCATGGGCGTGGTCGAGGATGTCGGCCGCGAGGTGAGCAAGGTGAAGAAAGGCGACCGGGTGGTGGTGCCTTCCTTCGTCACCTGTGGCCAATGCTGGTATTGCAAGCACGATCTGCATTCGCTGTGCGACAACACCCATCCGAAGCCCGAGCTGCAGGAACCCCTTCTGGGATGCACGACGGCGGGGATCTACGGCTATACCCATGTGTTCGGCGGCTATGCCGGGTCGCATGCGGAGTATATCCGCGTGCCCTTTGCCGACCAGAACTGCTTCCAGGTCTCGGAGGCGCTGACAGACGAGCAGGCGCTGTTCCTTTCGGATGCGGCGCCCACCGGCTATATGGGCGCCGACCTCTCCAATATCCGGCCGGGGGACACGGTGGCGGTGTGGGGTTGCGGTGGCGTCGGGCTAATGGCGCAGCAAAGCGCGTTTCTCATGGGTGCGGAACGGGTGATCGCCATCGACCGATTCCCGGAGCGGCTGCAGATGGCGCGCCAGCACGTGGGCGCCGAGACGATCGACTATACGGCCGTGGCGAGTGTTCCCGAGATGCTGAGGGAGATGACCGGCGGCCGCGGCCCCGATGCTTGCATCGATGCGGTGGGCATGGAGGCGCACGGCACGGGCCTGCAATATGCCTATGACCGCGCCAAGCAGTTCATGTACATGCACAGCGACCGCGGGCAGGCGCTGCGCGAGGCCATTCAGGCCTGCCGCAAGGGCGGCACCCTGACCGTGCTCGGCGTCTATGGCATCATGGACAAGTTCCCGCTCGGCATGATCATGAACAAGGGGCTCACCGTGCGCGCCTCGCAGCAGAACGGGCAAGCTTATATGAAGCGCCTGTTCGCGCATGTGGAGAAGGGTGAGCTCGACCCGTCCTTCCTCGCCACCCATCGCTTCCCGCTCGAGGAGGCGCCGCGCGGCTATGCAATGTTCAAGCATAAGCAGGACGGGTGTGTGCGGGCAGTGTTCGTCCCGTAA